A region of the Arsenicicoccus dermatophilus genome:
CCCGCGCCCGGCAGGCCCAGCCTGATGTCCTGGGACAACGTCATCACGCTGTTCCACGAGTTCGGGCACGACCTGCACGGACTGCTGTCCGACGTCCGCTACGTCTCGCGGTCCGGCACCCGCACCCCGCAGGACTTCGTCGAGTTCCCCTCGCAGGTCAACGAGATGTGGGCCTGGGAGCCGACCCTGCTCGAGCGGTACGCCGTCCACCACGAGACCGGCGAGCCGATGCCGCGCGAGTGGATCCAGACCCTGCTCGACGCGCGGCACTTCGACCAGGGCTACGCGATGACCGAGTCCTACGCCGCGATGCTGCTCGACCAGGTCTGGCACCAGACGCCGGTCGCGGAGCTGCCGTCCTCCCCGGAGGAGGTCGAGGCCTTCGAGCAGCGGGCCCTGAGCAGCACCGGGATGAGCTTCCCGCTCGTGCCGCCGCGCTACCGGACGGGCTACTTCTCGCACATCTTCGGCGGCGGGTATGCCGCGAGCTACTACTCCTACATGTGGTCCGAGGTCTTCGACGCCGACACCGTGGCGTGGTTCGAGGACAACGGCGGGCTCTCGCGGGAGACCGGTGAGCGGTTCCGGCGCCGGCTGCTGGCTCGCGGCGGGTCGCTGGACGTGCGCGAGGTCTACCGCGACTTCCGCGGCGCCGACCCGGACGTGCAGCACCTGCTCGACCGCCACGGCCTGGCCTGACCACAGCGCCCCACGCAGGGAGCACCCGCACGAGCGGGTGCTCCCTGCGGCGTCCCCGGGGTCAGCGCGCGGCGGCGCGGAGCTTGTCGAGCAGCGGACCGGCGGCCGTCTCCAGGAACTCGTCCTGGTGCTCGCCACCGACCTGCACCAGCGCCACGTCGGTGTAGCCCGCCTCCCAGTAGGGCCGCACCGCCTCGACGATCGCGTCCAGGTCGGGGCCGCAGGGGATCGCCTCGGCCACGTCCTCGGGCCGCACGTACTGCGTCGCCGCGGCGAACCCGGCCGTCGTGGGCAGGTCCGCGTTGACGGCGAAACCACCCGCGAACCAGCGGAACTGGTCGTGCGCCCGCTGGACCGCGGTGTCCTCGTCGCGGTCCCAGCAGATCGGGATCTGACCGATGGCGCGGGCACCGGAGCCGATCTGCGGCTGGTCGGGCAGGTCGTTCCACGCCGTCACCAGCTCCTCGCTCGGCTCGACGGCGACCAGGTGGTCGGCGAGCATCCCGCACCGCTCGAGGACCTTCGGACCGCCCGCGGCCAGGGCGATCTCGACCCCCTGCTCCGGCAGTTCCCAGATCCGGCCGGAGTCGACGCGGTAGTACTCGCCGTCATACGTCACGAGCTCGCCGGTGTGCAGCTCGCGGATGATCTCCATGGCCTCCGCCAGCATGTCCTGGCGGGCGGCGATCGTGGGCCAGCCGGCGCCGACGACGTGCTCGTTGAGGTTCTCGCCGGAGCCGAGGCCCAGGGTGAACCGGCCGTCGGCCATGACCTGGACGGTCGCCGCCATCTGCGCGACGACGGCCGGGTGGTAGCGCAGGATCGGGCAGGTGACGTAGGTCATCAGGTCGACGCGCTCGGTGGCGTGCGCGACGGCGCCGAGGACGCTCCACACGAAGGGCGCGTGGCCCTGCGCGGACAGCCACGGGAAGTAGTGGTCGCTGGCGACCTCGAGGTCGAAGCCGACCTCCTCGGCCTTGCGGGCGTGGCGGACCAGGTCCTTGGGACCGGCCTGCTCGGTCATCAGGGTGTAGCCGAAGCGGGTCATGCCTCGTTCATACCCCAGCACCGGGGCGTCAGCCGGCGGGAACGGGCCCGGGCTGCCGGGTGGTCCGGGAGATCGGAGCAGGTATGTCGGCGCCGCCGCTCAGCTGGCGTCGACGACCCGCCGGGGGCCGCGGCGGCGCAGGACCGCCTCGGCGATCGCGTCGGGGGTCAGCCCGATCGACGCGAGCACCTGGCCGCGGGAGGCGTGGTCGAGGAACTCCTTGGGGATGCCGAAGGGCCGCACGCGCACGTCGACGTCGGCGAGCTGCAGCGCGGTGCTCACGGCCGACCCGATCCCGCCCGACACGAGGTTGTCCTCGATGACGACGACCTCGCCGGCGAGGCGGCACTCGTCGATCAGGTCCTCCGAGACCGGCAGGGCCCACACCGGGTCGACGACGCGCACGGTGCGCCCGGCCTCCTCCAGGCGGGCCCCCACGGCCAGCGCGGTCGGCACGAGCGAGCCCAGGCCGATGACCAGGGTGTCGACGCGGTCGGGGCCGGGGCCGGCGAGGACGTCGACGGCGCCGTGCTGCTCGACGGCGGGGATCGTGGCGGGCGGGTTGCCCTTGGCGAAGCGGACGACCGAGGGGGCGTCGGCGATGTCGAGCGACCGGCGCAGGGCGAGCTCGACCTGCTCGCCGTCGCGGGGAGCGGCCAGGTGCAGGCCGGGGACGACGTTGGCGAGGGTCATGTCCCACATGCCGTTGTGCGAGGCGCCGTCGGAGCCGGTGACCCCGGCGCGGTCGAGCACGAAGGTCACGCCCGCGTGGTGCAGGGCGCAGTCCATCAGCAGCTGGTCGAACGCGCGGTTGAGGAAGGTCGAGTAGACGGCGACCACGGGATGCTTGCCGGCATACGCCAGACCGGCCGCCATGGCGACGGCATGCTGCTCGGCGATGCCGACGTCGAGGACCCGCTCGGGGAACTTGATCGCGAAGTCCCGCAGGCCGACGGGGATCAGCATGGCCGCGGTGATCGCCACGAGGTCCTCGCGCTCGGCGCCGAGCGCGACCAGCGAGTCGGAGAAGTCGTCGGTCCAGGAGCGGCCGGACACCTCCAGCGGGAGCCCGGTCTCGGGGTTGATGACCCCGACGGCGTGGAACTGGTCGTCGGCGTTCTGCCGGGCCGGGCGGTAGCCCTTGCCCTTCTTGGTCAGCACGTGCACGAGCACCGGCGCGCCGTACTGCTT
Encoded here:
- a CDS encoding TIGR03557 family F420-dependent LLM class oxidoreductase; amino-acid sequence: MTRFGYTLMTEQAGPKDLVRHARKAEEVGFDLEVASDHYFPWLSAQGHAPFVWSVLGAVAHATERVDLMTYVTCPILRYHPAVVAQMAATVQVMADGRFTLGLGSGENLNEHVVGAGWPTIAARQDMLAEAMEIIRELHTGELVTYDGEYYRVDSGRIWELPEQGVEIALAAGGPKVLERCGMLADHLVAVEPSEELVTAWNDLPDQPQIGSGARAIGQIPICWDRDEDTAVQRAHDQFRWFAGGFAVNADLPTTAGFAAATQYVRPEDVAEAIPCGPDLDAIVEAVRPYWEAGYTDVALVQVGGEHQDEFLETAAGPLLDKLRAAAR
- the dxs gene encoding 1-deoxy-D-xylulose-5-phosphate synthase translates to MGLLSTITSPTALRRLPAERLPELATEVRDFLVREVAKTGGHLGPNLGVVELTMALHRVFESPHDTIVFDTGHISYVHKLLTGRQDFSRLRTRGGLSGYPSRAESEHDVSENSHASTSLSWAHGIAVARSLSGEHDRHTVAVIGDGALTGGMAWEALNNIAARKDLPLVIVINDNERSYAPTIGGMAEHLAALRTHQGYEKVLRLGKRAIAGAPVVGRPAFETLHGIKKGLKDIMAPQGLFEDLGLKYVGPVDGHDHQALETALRQAKQYGAPVLVHVLTKKGKGYRPARQNADDQFHAVGVINPETGLPLEVSGRSWTDDFSDSLVALGAEREDLVAITAAMLIPVGLRDFAIKFPERVLDVGIAEQHAVAMAAGLAYAGKHPVVAVYSTFLNRAFDQLLMDCALHHAGVTFVLDRAGVTGSDGASHNGMWDMTLANVVPGLHLAAPRDGEQVELALRRSLDIADAPSVVRFAKGNPPATIPAVEQHGAVDVLAGPGPDRVDTLVIGLGSLVPTALAVGARLEEAGRTVRVVDPVWALPVSEDLIDECRLAGEVVVIEDNLVSGGIGSAVSTALQLADVDVRVRPFGIPKEFLDHASRGQVLASIGLTPDAIAEAVLRRRGPRRVVDAS